One window of Kryptolebias marmoratus isolate JLee-2015 linkage group LG3, ASM164957v2, whole genome shotgun sequence genomic DNA carries:
- the cdkn2d gene encoding cyclin-dependent kinase 4 inhibitor D, translating to MVLSQMDAGKALTAAAAKGNAEEVQRILEECRVHPDTLNEFGRTALQVMMMGNAKIASLLLEKGADPNVQDKHGIAPAHDAARTGFLDTLQVLVEHGASVNLPDQGGALPIHIAIREGHRDVVEFLAPRSDLKHATASGQTAIDVARASCVPDMMNSLFAHIHS from the exons ATGGTCCTGAGTCAGATGGACGCGGGGAAAGCGCTGACGGCGGCAGCAGCCAAAGGGAATGCGGAGGAGGTGCAGAGGATCCTGGAGGAATGCAGAGTCCATCCCGATACTCTGAATGAGTTCGGCAGGACTGCCCTGCAG gtgatgatgatggggaACGCCAAGATAGCAAGCCTGCTGCTGGAGAAGGGCGCAGACCCCAACGTTCAGGACAAACACGGCATCGCGCCCGCCCACGACGCGGCGCGGACGGGATTCCTCGACACCCTGCAGGTTCTGGTGGAGCACGGCGCCTCTGTGAACCTCCCCGATCAGGGCGGCGCCCTGCCCATCCACATTGCCATCCGGGAAGGCCACCGGGACGTTGTGGAGTTCCTGGCGCCCCGGTCTGACCTGAAACACGCCACGGCCAGCGGTCAGACGGCGATAGACGTGGCCCGAGCTTCGTGCGTGCCGGATATGATGAACTCCCTTTTTGCTCACATCCACAGTTAG
- the ap1m2 gene encoding AP-1 complex subunit mu-2, giving the protein MSASAIFVLDLKGKVLICRNYKGDVDMAEIDHFMPLLMQQEEEGLLSPVMSHGCVHFLWIKHSNLYLVATTNKNSNASLVYSFLYKIVEVFTEYFKELEEESIQDNFVVVYELLDELMDFGFPQTTDSKILQEYITQEGTKLEVAKSKVPTTVTNAVSWRSEGIKYKKNEVFIDVIESINVLVNANGSVMSSDIVGSIKLKTMLSGMPELRLGLNDRVLFALTGRDKGKTVVMEDVKFHQCVRLSRFESDRTISFIPPDGESELMSYRINTHVKPLIWIESIIEKFSHSRVEIMVKAKGQFKKQSVANNVEVRVPVPSDADSPKFKTSTGHAKYVPEKNLVVWTIKSFPGGKEFLMRAHFGLPSVENDEAEGKPPITVKFEIPYFTVSGIQVRYMKIIEKSGYQALPWVRYITQSGDYQLRTNA; this is encoded by the exons ATGTCAGCCTCCGCTATATTCGTGCTGGACCTGAAGGGGAAG GTGCTGATTTGTCGTAACTACAAAGGCGATGTGGACATGGCAGAGATCGACCACTTCATGCCTCTGCTCatgcagcaggaagaggagggccTCCTCAGTCCCGTAATGTCTCACGGCTGCGTTCACTTCCTGTGGATCAAACACAGCAACCTCTACC TTGTTGCCACCACAAACAAGAACTCAAACGCTTCTCTCGTTTACTCATTTCTCTACAAAATAGTCGAG GTGTTCACAGAGTACTTcaaagagctggaagaggagaGCATTCAGGATAATTTTGTGGTGGTTTATGAGCTGCTGGACGAACTGATGGACTTTGGATTTCCTCAGACGACTGACAGCAAGATCCTCCAAGA ATACATCACCCAGGAAGGCACCAAGCTGGAGGTGGCAAAGAGCAAGGTGCCGACCACGGTCACCAACGCTGTCTCCTGGCGGTCAGAGGGcatcaaatacaaaaagaacGAGGTCTTTATCGACGTCATCGAGTCCATCAATGTGCTG GTGAACGCCAACGGCAGTGTGATGAGCAGCGACATCGTGGGCAGCATTAAACTGAAGACCATGTTGTCTGGGATGCCTGAGCTGCGCCTGGGCCTCAACGATCGAGTCCTGTTTGCCCTCACTGGAC GTGACAAAGGGAAGACGGTGGTGATGGAGGATGTAAAGTTCCACCAGTGTGTCCGACTGTCGCGCTTTGAGAGCGACCGCACCATCTCCTTCATTCCTCCCGATGGAGAGTCTGAGCTCATGTCCTACCGTATCAACACTCAC GTGAAGCCTCTGATATGGATCGAGTCGATCATAGAGAAGTTCTCTCACAGTAGAGTGGAAATCATGGTCAAG gcaaagGGACAGTTCAAAAAACAGTCTGTGGCGAATAACGTGGAGGTGAGAGTCCCTGTCCCCAGCGACGCAGACTCACCCAAGTTCAAAACCAGCACGGGTCACGCCAAATATGTCCCGGAGAAGAACCTGGTGGTTTGGACCATCAAGTCTTTCCCT GGAGGGAAAGAGTTTCTCATGAGAGCTCACTTTGGTTTACCCAGTGTGGAGAACGACGAGGCAGAGGGCAAACCTCCCATTACAGTCAAATTTGAAATCCCCTACTTCACAGTCTCAGGAATccag GTTCGATACATGAAGATCATAGAAAAAAGTGGATATCAAGCTTTACCCTGGGTGCGCTACATCACACAGAGTGGAG attACCAGCTGAGGACCAATGCTTAA